CCGTGGACGCGCGCTCACATGCCGTAGTCATGACAGCACTTACCAAAAGCACCCGCAGAATAGAACGTGGAGAAACCACCATGCCGTGTTGAAGCCTACTGAAGTTTCAGCAAAGATAACCTTTGCGGAAGTGTTTGCCAGTCGTATCACTTGTCGCCTTAGCTGGCCTAGGTTGCAAACTCAATCTCGTTTCAGGCTAACCGTATCTGCTTGCTGCATACGCTTGATCTCAGGCGGAGTATCGTCGTCGATGAGTTGGTGCTTGCGTATCGCTCTGCGCTGCAGCTGTTGCAGCAGAATGCGGCTCCGTCGACTCACCTCTAGCTCCTCACTCGTTGCTGGCGTGATCTTCAGCGCTGCTTTGAGGATATTCCGAGCGTTGGTGTACTGTCCCTGGTTGCGGTACACCCGAGCTAGGTCGTAGCAGAATTGGATGCGCTTAGGATCTAGCTCGTGGGCGCGTCGTAAGGCATCAATGGCTTTGCGGCTCCCGGCACCGTTTGGCGTACCACCTAGGAATAACCGGCTGAAAATGCGCTCAAAGAAATTATAATGGTCGACTCGGTAGTGCCAGCGCCCGAGCAACTGCCAGGCATCAGCCCAATCGGGGCGGCGTGCTACGGCTCGGAACACGTAGGGCTTCATCTCCCGGTAGGCTATTAAGTATTGACGCGTCCCGAATAAGGTTGCTTGGTTGGCGATAGTAAAAGCCGCGGCATAATTTGCTTCACCACCTTCCGGATTGACCACTAGAGCCCGGTTAGCATAGAGGCGAGCCGTTGCGTAGTACGCTGCTTTCCGCGTCTCATCTGTGTAACGCGCGCCAATACGGACGCTGAGCACGGCTGCCGACCAAAGCGCTTCGTAATTGCCCGGCGCTTTACTGAGCACTTGCTCGTACTTGGCCAAGGCCTCCGACTCGCGG
This Hymenobacter sp. GOD-10R DNA region includes the following protein-coding sequences:
- a CDS encoding tetratricopeptide repeat protein, yielding MVFAQTPEVQGSPTPASVATTDIPKILTEARSLKNSYRESEALAKYEQVLSKAPGNYEALWSAAVLSVRIGARYTDETRKAAYYATARLYANRALVVNPEGGEANYAAAFTIANQATLFGTRQYLIAYREMKPYVFRAVARRPDWADAWQLLGRWHYRVDHYNFFERIFSRLFLGGTPNGAGSRKAIDALRRAHELDPKRIQFCYDLARVYRNQGQYTNARNILKAALKITPATSEELEVSRRSRILLQQLQRRAIRKHQLIDDDTPPEIKRMQQADTVSLKRD